A genomic segment from Polyangium mundeleinium encodes:
- a CDS encoding PaaI family thioesterase, with product MDQQSLQDRYAPQSCCFGCGPANEKGLRIKSHVEGDEVVATWVPEPYHQAFPGMLNGGIIGALLDCHSNWTAAHHLMERGGLDKPPCTVTADFHVKLKRPTPLERVLLRARVADVAEDRCVIEATLEAGGKITATCRGTFVAVKEGHPAYHRW from the coding sequence ATGGATCAGCAAAGCTTGCAAGACCGCTACGCGCCGCAGAGCTGCTGCTTCGGCTGCGGGCCGGCGAACGAGAAGGGGCTGCGGATCAAGAGCCACGTGGAAGGGGACGAGGTCGTCGCCACGTGGGTGCCCGAGCCGTACCACCAGGCGTTCCCGGGCATGCTCAATGGCGGGATCATCGGCGCGCTCCTCGATTGCCATTCGAACTGGACGGCGGCGCATCACCTGATGGAGCGGGGCGGCCTCGACAAACCGCCCTGCACGGTGACGGCCGATTTCCACGTGAAGCTGAAGCGACCGACGCCGCTCGAGCGCGTGCTGCTCCGGGCGCGGGTCGCCGACGTGGCCGAGGATCGGTGCGTGATCGAGGCGACGCTGGAGGCCGGCGGGAAGATCACGGCGACGTGTCGCGGGACGTTCGTCGCGGTGAAAGAGGGGCATCCGGCGTACCACCGCTGGTAG